CGGGGAGGCTGCTTTTCCATCTTCCCATTGCGAAGCCCTCAAGTTAGGGACGATTGGGCGGACGGCGACGTTGTAAGAACTCAGGAATATCTAAGCCTCGTTCTGACTCAGAGCGGGCTTGAGGCTGAGTTCTGGGGACAACGGGTCGTTGCGCTGGCACATTGGCAACCCGTTGGGCAGGTTGAACGGGACTTTCGCCGCTAAAACCTGTGGCAATGACTGTAATCCGGATTTCGCCTTGCAAGCGCTCGTCAATGACAGCCCCAAAGATAATATTGGCGTTGGGATCGACGGCTTCGTAAATAATTTCGGCGGCGGCGTTCACTTCGTGGAGAGTTAGGTCGCTTCCCCCAGTGATATTGAGGACGACGCCTTTGGCTCCTTCAATTGAAGTTTCGAGCAAGGGTGAAGAAATAGCCGCGATCGCAGCTTCTCTGGCTCGCGATTTGCCAGAACCCGTGCCAATTCCCATCAGCGCCGAGCCAGCATCGGCCATTACAGCCCGCACGTCTGCAAAGTCTACGTTCACTAAACCCGGAACGGTAATAATGTCGGAAATCCCTTGCACCCCTTGACGCAGGATGTCATCGGCAACGCGAAACGCTTCTTGCACCGGAGTTTGTTCGGTAATTACAGAAAGCAGTTTGTCATTGGGAATCATAATCAGGGTATCTACCCGGCTTTTTAGGGCTTCTACGCCTTCATCGGCCTGATTAGTCCGACGGCGACCTTCAAAGGTGAAGGGGCGCGTCACGACTCCCACAGTCAACGCTCCGACTTCTTTGGCAACTTCCGCCACAATGGGGGCTGCACCCGTGCCTGTACCGCCTCCCATACCCGCAGTGATAAACACTAGGTCGGCACTTTCGAGCGCTAGGGCTAATTCATCTCGCGATTCTTCTGCGGCTTTTTGACCGATTGCTGGGTTGCCGCCTGCGCCTAGTCCTCTGGTCAATTTTTGACCAATCTGCAAGCGTTTAGCGGCGGATGAGTGCATTAAGGCTTGAGCGTCAGTATTAATCGTCCAGAATTCAACCCCAGACACTTCGCTCGCGATCATGCGGTTGACGGCGTTTCCCCCGCCGCCTCCAACACCAATCACTTTAATCCGGGCAACGCTGCTTGGCACAATGTTGTCTTGCCTAGACTCTTCTGCGGCGAGGTTATTGCGATCGTGGGACTGCGCGATTTGCAGTCCAGCATTGCGGAAAGGGTTAGCAGCATCCACTGACATAGCAAAGGGGGTAGGATTTTCAGCGTTGGCGTTTCCGTGAGCAAGCCCTAGTTTCCTATTCGGCAGTGTCATGGGCAATTTGGTTAGGTCATCTAAACAACTTTATTATCTACAAGCAGCACAGCTTATCAATGATAGTACCCTGAAGTGGTTCCTCAGACTGTAACTTGTTGGGCTATCCTAAAGATGCGCGATCGCCGCTTTGGATGTTTTGCCCAATCAGCCGGTTGGTCTGGATGGAGAACTTACAGGCTAGGCCAATGAAATGGGAAACCCATCTGCTTTGCTACAGGTTTAATCATACTCAAGCAAGGCAATGAATTACTCTTAAGTTTTGATTGAATCTTTCAAAGGAGTAGCTCGTTGGAGTTTGACAAGAGGGACTCAAGAGTTCTAGCAAGCCTGCTGGCAACTGTCAACTTCAAGGCGTCCACTTTTTGAGCTGTCCTCTATCGGAGTTGCAGCATCGGTGCGGCGGGGTTTTTCAGATCGATATAAGCGATTTGTGCCGGGTTGACTCTCTCGGAGAGTTGCCGCATTTGATCGAGGGTTTTGATCTGCTGCTCAAATTTGGGACTGTAGGGGCCCAGATGAATCACGCCCAATTCGGTATCGAGTTTAAGGTTGTTGGTATCTTGCCAGTCAATGCTTGTAATCTGGATGGGACTGCGATGAATGATTTGATAAACTTCGCGCCAGTGCGAGCGATAGGTGTCGGGTTTACCGACGATTT
The sequence above is drawn from the Desertifilum tharense IPPAS B-1220 genome and encodes:
- the ftsZ gene encoding cell division protein FtsZ, whose product is MTLPNRKLGLAHGNANAENPTPFAMSVDAANPFRNAGLQIAQSHDRNNLAAEESRQDNIVPSSVARIKVIGVGGGGGNAVNRMIASEVSGVEFWTINTDAQALMHSSAAKRLQIGQKLTRGLGAGGNPAIGQKAAEESRDELALALESADLVFITAGMGGGTGTGAAPIVAEVAKEVGALTVGVVTRPFTFEGRRRTNQADEGVEALKSRVDTLIMIPNDKLLSVITEQTPVQEAFRVADDILRQGVQGISDIITVPGLVNVDFADVRAVMADAGSALMGIGTGSGKSRAREAAIAAISSPLLETSIEGAKGVVLNITGGSDLTLHEVNAAAEIIYEAVDPNANIIFGAVIDERLQGEIRITVIATGFSGESPVQPAQRVANVPAQRPVVPRTQPQARSESERGLDIPEFLQRRRPPNRP